The Oncorhynchus tshawytscha isolate Ot180627B linkage group LG08, Otsh_v2.0, whole genome shotgun sequence genome window below encodes:
- the slitrk2 gene encoding SLIT and NTRK-like protein 2 yields MLNSVLLLSVLTVTSFSSKTESRKTSKDICKNRCSCEEKENILSINCENKGFTTVSLFQPPPNKICQLFLNGNFLSRLNPNEFVSYGNVTSLHLGNNGLQEIKTGAFTGLRFLKRLHLNNNNLEIIKEDTFAGLESLEYLQADYNYISAIEAGAFGKLNKLKVLILNDNLLLSLPNNVFRFVMLTHLDLRGNRLKMLPFAGVLEHIGGIMEIQLEENPWNCTCDLIPLKAWLDTISVFVGDIVCETPFRLHGKDITQLIKQDLCPRRNAGDSNHRAMQPSSDSQYHGLSPTLHPGVTPTKTPRASRPPKTRNRPTQRVTSSKDKHVFGPIMVYQTRSPVPMTCPSICVCTSQNPDSGLNINCQERKLHNITELTPKPSYPKKLHLTGNYLQTIYRTDLTEYSSLELLHLGNNRIAIIQNGAFENLANLRRLYLNGNYIESLSQSLFAGLQSLQYLYLEYNVIKDILPQTFNSLHNLQLLFLNNNLLRSLPDNVFGGTMLTRLNLRNNHFSHLPVRGVLDQLSAFIQIDLQENPWDCTCDIVALKNWMELSSTSVVVNEITCDSPSKHAGRLLRSLRNDAICPEPNEITITKAPTVRPSTDSTPPSAITPTDEQVPEMHAEVPLSVLILGLLVVFILSVCFGAGLFVFVLKRRKGADSVPASANNVDLNSFQVQYGSYNTEPTADKTETHVYNYIPPPVGQMCQNPIYMQKDSEQVAYYRNLKELSFSTMDTKKSELPPSPYTISTVEFIEKQSCGNREPELLYQNIAERVQELPTVGALNYNFCTLPKRQFIPQYETTRRHNQDRLNKTVLYGTPRKYYANQSKNEHPVLPGKLKTEPDYLEVLEKQTAMSQL; encoded by the coding sequence ATGCTGAACAGCGTTTTGTTGCTCAGCGTTTTAACTGTGACCAGTTTCTCATCGAAGACTGAGAGTCGCAAAACTTCGAAAGACATTTGTAAGAACCGCTGCTCATGTGAGGAAAAGGAGAATATATTGAGCATCAACTGTGAAAACAAAGGATTTACAACGGTTAGTCTATTTCAACCCCCACCGAACAAAATCTGTCAACTCTTTCTCAATGGAAACTTTCTTTCAAGGCTGAATCCAAACGAGTTTGTCAGTTATGGTAATGTGACATCACTTCATCTGGGGAACAACGGGTTACAGGAGATAAAGACTGGAGCTTTTACTGGACTGAGATTTTTAAAACGACTTCATCTCAATAACAATAACTTGGAGATAATCAAGGAGGACACATTTGCTGGTTTAGAGAGTTTGGAGTATTTACAGGCAGATTATAATTACATCAGCGCCATTGAAGCAGGTGCATTCGGCAAATTGAATAAACTCAAAGTATTGATTCTCAATGACaacctcctgctctctcttcccAACAATGTATTTCGTTTCGTTATGTTAACGCATTTGGATCTAAGGGGGAACCGGCTTAAGATGTTGCCTTTTGCTGGCGTGCTGGAGCATATAGGTGGCATTATGGAGATCCAACTGGAGGAGAACCCGTGGAACTGCACCTGTGATCTGATCCCCTTAAAAGCCTGGCTGGACACCATATCAGTCTTTGTAGGGGACATCGTGTGCGAGACCCCATTCAGACTGCATGGCAAGGACATTACGCAATTGATTAAGCAAGATCTATGCCCCCGACGAAATGCTGGTGATTCCAATCACCGCGCAATGCAGCCTTCCTCTGATTCCCAATACCACGGCCTTTCTCCCACCCTACACCCCGGTGTCACTCCAACAAAAACCCCAAGGGCCTCCCGTCCCCCTAAAACGAGAAATCGCCCCACACAAAGGGTAACGTCTAGTAAGGACAAACACGTTTTCGGGCCTATAATGGTTTATCAGACTAGGTCCCCTGTTCCCATGACCTGCCCTAGCATTTGCGTATGCACCTCTCAGAACCCAGACAGTGGATTAAATATCAACTGCCAGGAGAGGAAATTGCATAATATAACAGAGCTTACCCCTAAACCGTCCTATCCAAAGAAATTGCATTTAACAGGCAATTACTTGCAGACCATATACAGAACAGACCTAACCGAATACAGCTCACTAGAGCTCCTCCACTTAGGAAATAATAGAATAGCTATCATTCAGAATGGGGCCTTTGAAAACCTAGCTAATCTACGGAGACTTTACCTCAATGGCAATTACATTGAAAGTCTATCCCAATCATTATTCGCAGGGCTGCAGAGCCTTCAATACTTATACCTGGAGTATAATGTTATCAAGGACATTTTGCCACAGACGTTTAACTCCTTACATAATCTGCAGCTGCTGTTCCTAAACAACAATCTACTGAGATCCCTTCCCGACAATGTTTTTGGAGGGACTATGCTGACAAGACTAAACCTGAGAAACAATCACTTCTCCCACCTGCCGGTGCGCGGTGTGCTCGACCAGCTCTCCGCATTCATTCAGATCGACCTGCAGGAAAACCCATGGGATTGCACCTGCGACATCGTTGCGCTTAAAAACTGGATGGAGCTATCCAGCACCAGCGTTGTGGTAAATGAAATCACATGTGATTCGCCCTCCAAACACGCAGGGCGGCTCCTCAGGTCTCTGCGTAACGATGCAATTTGTCCCGAGCCTAACGAGATCACAATAACCAAGGCCCCCACCGTCAGACCCAGCACtgactccactcctccctctgccaTCACGCCCACAGACGAGCAGGTGCCCGAGATGCATGCGGAGGTGCCCCTGTCGGTTCTCATACTTGGACTGCTCGTGGTTTTCATTCTGTCCGTCTGCTTCGGGGCTGGTTTGTTCGTATTTGTCCTGAAACGACGCAAAGGTGCTGATAGCGTTCCCGCCAGTGCCAATAATGTAGATTTAAACTCCTTCCAGGTACAATATGGTTCTTATAACACAGAACCCACTGCAGATAAAACAGAGACGCATGTGTATAACTACATCCCTCCCCCAGTTGGTCAGATGTGTCAGAACCCTATCTACATGCAGAAAGATAGCGAGCAGGTGGCCTACTATAGGAATCTGAAGGAACTAagcttcagcaccatggacactAAAAAGTCGGAGTTGCCCCCAAGTCCATATACCATAAGCACAGTGGAGTTCATTGAGAAACAATCTTGCGGCAATCGAGAGCCGGAGCTGCTTTATCAAAACATTGCAGAGAGGGTTCAGGAGCTTCCGACTGTTGGGGCTCTGAATTATAATTTTTGCACTTTACCGAAAAGACAATTCATTCCTCAATATGAAACCACTAGacgacacaaccaggacaggttGAATAAAACGGTTCTCTATGGGACTCCACGAAAGTATTATGCCAATCAATCAAAAAATGAACACCCTGTGCTGCCTGGGAAGCTAAAAACAGAACCAGACTACCTCGAAGTTCTGGAAAAACAAACTGCAATGAGTCAGTTGTAA